The following coding sequences lie in one Apium graveolens cultivar Ventura chromosome 3, ASM990537v1, whole genome shotgun sequence genomic window:
- the LOC141714356 gene encoding uncharacterized protein LOC141714356, translating into MKESRPQIQECKTCGKRNPVKCNKINMTCFKCNQKGHYSSECTKNSGNLELTCFKCGKVGHMAKNFKEPIQKANVLRNAGPPPPPTQIVQPRARTFNMTMKDAVQDADVAAGTLTINLVEVKVLMDSGATRSFISKNVMDRIKYVAYPLESILIIKVANEEEVVANRICPECDIVIEGMDWLANYDAQIECRNKKGKLRTKDGAEVIFKGKRQDKKFLTIIRTRILLRQGCGAYLAHVKDVDEESLKIEDIPIVKEFPDVFPNELPELPPDREIEFTINLAPGTEPVLKTPYRMAPIEMKELATQLQELLDKGVIRASVSPWGAPLSKKMAKLRRTAHKSIPGGPYRVVGFQMPDHVDVV; encoded by the exons ATGAAGGAGAGTAGACCCCAGATTCAGGAGTGCAAGACTTGTGGAAAGAGAAACCCTGTAAAATGCAATAAGATCAACATGACGTgcttcaagtgtaaccagaaagggcattattcatCTGAATGCACAAAAAATTCGGGAAATCTGGAGCTgacttgttttaagtgtggaaaaGTTGGCCATATGGCAAAGAATTTCAAGGAGCCTATTCAAAAGGCAAATGTTCTTAGGAATGCTGGACCACCGCCTCCACCAACACAAATAGTTCAGCCAAGGGCGCGAACAttcaatatgacaatgaaagatgcagTGCAGGATGCAGATGTGGCAGCAGGTACGCTTACTATAAATTTAGTAGAAGTCAAAgtattaatggattctggagctactagatcatTTATCTCTAAAAATGTTATGGATAGAATAAAGTATGTTGCGTACCCTTTAGAATCTATCTTGATTATAAAAGTAGCAAATGAGGAAGAAGTTGTTGCCAATAGAATTTGTCCTGAATGTGATATTGTTATAGAAG gaatggattggttagcaaaCTACGATGCGCAAATCGAGTGTAGAAATAAGAAAGGGAAATTGAGAACCAAGGATGGAGCTGAAGTcatattcaaaggaaagaggcaagataAGAAGTTTCTAACGATAATTCGGACAAGGATATTGTTACGACAAGGATGCGGAGCTTACTTGGCTCATGTGAAGGATGTAGATGAGGAATCCTTAAAGATTGAGGACATTCCTATAGTTAAAGAGTTTCCTGATGTGTTTCCCAATGAATTACCTGAactacctccagatcgagagaTTGAGTTCACGATtaatttggctcctggaacggaaccagttttgAAAACTCCTTATCGAATGGCGCCTattgaaatgaaggaactagcgacgcaattgcaagaattgttagataaaggGGTTATTCGAGCGAGTGTTTccccatggggagcacca